One window of the Trifolium pratense cultivar HEN17-A07 linkage group LG2, ARS_RC_1.1, whole genome shotgun sequence genome contains the following:
- the LOC123904462 gene encoding probable transcription factor At5g61620: MVLSGKREIESLKTKDREQVVVIKFQIVQELNQLLFNDDNLHTQSSVVESPPYSDDLTSADKNNVKKKVKHWNHDEHRLFLQGLEKYGRGNWKKISKHVVTKTHTQVASHAQKYFLRQDDAMKKRKRTSIHDITEWNENVQPLVYKDYNSTPPPPNVEIHQIHDTTELNGNFHPLLYKDYNPTPTPNVEIHQIHDTIEWNGIFHPLLYKDYNQTPPPNVEMPQIHKEFLFPCIV, encoded by the exons ATGGTGTTAAGTGGCAAGAGAG AAATTGAATCCTTAAAGACAAAAGATCGAGAACAAGTTGTAGTTATCAAGTTCCAAATTGTGCAAGAGCTCAACCAATTATTGTTTAATGACGATAATCTCCATACTCAGTCAAGTGTTGTTGAATCACCTCCATACTCAGATGATCTCACTTCGGCTGACAAGAACAATGTAAAAAAGAAAGTGAAGCATTGGAATCATGATGAACATAg GTTATTTCTGCAAGGGCTCGAGAAATATGGTCGTggaaattggaaaaaaatatcaaaacatgTTGTTACAAAAACTCATACACAAGTTGCTAGTCATGCTCAAAAATACTTCCTTCGTCAAGATGATGCAATGAAGAAGAGGAAACGAACAAGCATTCATGACATAACCGAATGGAATGAAAATGTTCAGCCTCTTGTATATAAGGACTACAATTCAACTCCTCCTCCTCCTAATGTTGAAATCCATCAAATTCATGACACAACAGAATTGAATGGAAATTTCCACCCTCTTCTTTATAAGGACTACAATCCAACTCCTACTCCAAATGTTGAAATACATCAAATCCATGACACAATCGAATGGAATGGAATTTTTCACCCTCTTCTTTATAAGGACTACAATCAAACTCCTCCTCCAAATGTTGAAATGCCTCAAATTCATAAGGAGTTTTTATTTCCTTGTATTGTTTAG
- the LOC123904461 gene encoding transcription factor SRM1-like, which translates to MDQFSEEFVKSYSDKLLALCFAKSVEEEQELNQLLFNDDNLHTQSSVVESPPYSDDLTSADKNNVKKKVKHWNHDEHRLFLQGLEKYGRGNWKKISKHVVTKTHTQVASHAQKYFLRQDVAMKKRKRTSIHDITEWNENVQPLVYKDYNSTPPPPPNVEMHQIHDTTGLNGNFHPLLYKDYNPTPPPNVEIDQIHDTIEWNGIFHPLLYKDYNPTPPPPNVEMPQIHKEFLFPCIV; encoded by the exons ATGGATCAATTTTCAGAAGAATTTGTGAAAAGCTACTCAGATAAATTGTTAGCTCTTTGTTTTGCAAAATCGGTTGAAGAAGAGCAAGAGCTCAACCAATTATTGTTTAATGACGATAATCTCCATACTCAGTCAAGTGTTGTTGAATCACCTCCATACTCAGATGATCTCACTTCGGCTGACAAGAACAATGTAAAAAAGAAAGTGAAGCATTGGAATCATGATGAACATAg GTTATTTCTGCAAGGGCTCGAGAAGTATGGTCGTggaaattggaaaaaaatatcaaaacatgTTGTTACAAAAACTCATACACAAGTTGCTAGTCATGCTCAAAAATACTTCCTTCGTCAAGATGTTGCAATGAAGAAGAGGAAACGAACAAGCATTCATGACATAACCGAATGGAATGAAAATGTTCAGCCTCTTGTATATAAGGACTACAATTcaactcctcctcctcctcctaaTGTTGAAATGCATCAAATCCATGACACAACAGGATTGAATGGAAATTTCCACCCTCTTCTTTATAAGGACTACAATCCAACTCCTCCTCCAAATGTTGAAATAGATCAAATCCATGACACAATCGAATGGAATGGAATTTTTCACCCTCTTCTTTATAAGGACTACAATCCaactcctcctcctccaaaTGTTGAAATGCCTCAAATTCATAAGGAGTTTTTGTTTCCTTGTATTGTTTAG